From the Oleiharenicola lentus genome, one window contains:
- a CDS encoding CPBP family intramembrane glutamic endopeptidase — translation MPNGPAQLSLVALEMTLLFGGAGFLLWLLVNARQRQRWLGTNALTYWEVSIPEFLMAAMLVFAGGFMVQAAVHSLAGPHLAGQADQAGLELFLYGAGFHGGILGGCSLFPLLRRRLYAEYGSQPPPLRAAPTLAWDRLLRYALGTLLVALPVLTVLSLGWTAGLRAAGLPDQPQDLIGVFIETRSPLVVTGMLLVACVLAPLSEELIFRAGLYRFIRQKLGRWPALLVSGVCFGILHGNWAGFLPLAVLGMLLALVYEATGSIRVPVLAHSLFNLNTILIVLSGLHDLSP, via the coding sequence ATGCCTAACGGGCCCGCTCAACTTTCCCTCGTCGCCTTGGAAATGACCCTGCTTTTCGGCGGGGCCGGCTTTCTGCTCTGGCTGCTCGTCAACGCCCGCCAGCGTCAGCGCTGGCTCGGCACGAACGCCCTGACCTACTGGGAGGTTTCGATCCCCGAGTTCCTGATGGCCGCCATGCTGGTGTTCGCCGGCGGTTTCATGGTGCAGGCGGCAGTCCACTCGCTGGCCGGTCCACATCTGGCGGGCCAGGCTGACCAAGCCGGCTTGGAATTGTTTCTCTATGGCGCCGGATTCCATGGCGGCATTCTGGGCGGATGCAGCCTTTTCCCCCTGCTGCGACGCCGGCTTTATGCGGAATACGGGAGCCAGCCCCCACCCTTGCGGGCGGCACCGACTCTGGCGTGGGACCGGCTGCTGCGCTACGCCCTCGGCACCCTGCTGGTGGCGCTGCCGGTGCTGACGGTGCTCAGCCTCGGCTGGACCGCCGGCTTGCGCGCCGCCGGGTTGCCCGACCAGCCGCAGGATCTGATCGGTGTTTTTATCGAGACCCGTTCGCCGCTCGTGGTCACCGGCATGCTCCTGGTCGCCTGTGTGCTGGCGCCGCTGAGCGAGGAATTGATCTTCCGCGCCGGACTTTACCGCTTCATCCGGCAGAAGCTCGGTCGTTGGCCCGCGCTGCTGGTAAGCGGCGTTTGTTTTGGGATCCTGCACGGCAACTGGGCGGGATTTCTCCCGCTGGCGGTGCTGGGCATGTTGCTGGCGCTGGTCTATGAGGCCACCGGCTCCATCCGCGTGCCGGTGCTGGCCCACAGCCTCTTTAATCTGAACACCATCCTGATCGTGCTTTCCGGCCTGCACGACCTCAGCCCATGA
- the thiL gene encoding thiamine-phosphate kinase, producing MSPFTTRRPNAVSALGERALIREIRRWLGDASPAAPFGIGDDCAVIPPTRRHQLVTTDPVIHGRHFDDSVPARAVGAKLLKRNLSDIAAMGGKPVAAVVSLALAPETSTAWLRDFYLGLAAMARKFAVKIVGGDITQAPAGFFGAFLTLHGESAGNRVVTRTGARRGDHLFVTGRLGGSLLGHHFKFTPRLAEGAWLAGRSEVAAMMDVSDGIANDLDALTPSHLVVALDERSIPLSPAARLSARRSGRSPLAHALSDGEDYELLVVVKARTDPARLHRDWHRRFPRLPLSRIGCFELVGRRPSGALDLTSLRGYEHLR from the coding sequence ATGAGCCCGTTCACCACCCGTCGCCCGAACGCCGTCTCTGCTCTGGGTGAGCGCGCCCTTATCCGGGAAATCAGGCGCTGGCTCGGCGACGCTTCGCCGGCAGCCCCCTTTGGCATCGGCGACGACTGCGCGGTCATCCCGCCCACCCGCCGGCATCAGCTCGTCACGACCGACCCGGTCATCCACGGCCGGCACTTTGATGACAGCGTGCCGGCCCGGGCCGTGGGCGCCAAATTGCTCAAGCGCAACCTGAGCGACATCGCCGCCATGGGCGGCAAGCCGGTCGCCGCGGTGGTCTCGCTGGCGCTGGCACCGGAAACGAGCACCGCGTGGCTGCGCGATTTCTATCTGGGGCTCGCCGCCATGGCCCGGAAGTTCGCCGTGAAGATCGTGGGCGGCGACATCACCCAGGCCCCCGCTGGTTTCTTCGGCGCCTTTCTCACCCTCCACGGGGAATCGGCCGGCAACCGGGTCGTCACGCGCACCGGCGCGCGCCGCGGCGATCACCTGTTCGTCACCGGCCGACTCGGCGGCAGCCTGCTCGGTCACCATTTCAAATTCACGCCCCGGCTGGCCGAAGGCGCCTGGCTGGCGGGACGGAGTGAGGTTGCTGCCATGATGGATGTGAGCGACGGGATCGCCAACGACCTCGACGCGCTGACTCCGAGCCACCTCGTGGTGGCGTTGGACGAACGCTCCATTCCCCTCAGCCCCGCCGCCCGGCTCAGTGCGCGTCGTTCCGGCCGGTCCCCGCTGGCTCATGCTCTCTCCGATGGTGAAGATTACGAACTGCTGGTCGTGGTGAAGGCCCGCACCGATCCCGCCCGCCTGCACCGCGACTGGCACCGGCGCTTTCCTCGCCTGCCCCTCAGCCGGATCGGATGTTTCGAGCTGGTTGGGCGGCGCCCGTCCGGTGCACTGGATCTCACTTCCCTGCGTGGCTATGAACATCTGCGATAA
- the tsaE gene encoding tRNA (adenosine(37)-N6)-threonylcarbamoyltransferase complex ATPase subunit type 1 TsaE — protein MNICDKLRPGLVTGSAGETRRVATELANALPPDTVLALHGDMGVGKTTFVQGLAQGLGVKEQVTSPTFAIYSVYAGTRAKLVHLDAYRLENERQLEELLLEEFLTSPWCLAVEWPEKTGAWLPANAWHLTLSIVDGDRHSVRLH, from the coding sequence ATGAACATCTGCGATAAACTTCGTCCCGGTCTCGTGACCGGCTCGGCCGGGGAAACCCGCCGGGTTGCGACGGAACTCGCGAACGCTCTACCTCCCGACACCGTGCTTGCGCTGCACGGCGACATGGGCGTGGGGAAAACCACCTTTGTGCAGGGCCTCGCGCAGGGTCTCGGCGTCAAGGAGCAGGTAACCAGTCCGACTTTCGCGATCTACTCGGTTTACGCAGGGACGCGCGCCAAGCTCGTCCATCTCGACGCCTACCGGCTGGAGAACGAACGCCAGCTGGAGGAGCTGTTGCTCGAGGAGTTCCTGACCAGCCCGTGGTGCCTCGCCGTCGAGTGGCCGGAGAAGACCGGCGCCTGGCTGCCGGCGAATGCGTGGCACCTCACCCTGTCCATCGTGGACGGCGACCGGCATTCGGTGCGGTTGCACTAA